In the genome of Populus alba chromosome 11, ASM523922v2, whole genome shotgun sequence, one region contains:
- the LOC118035366 gene encoding protein BIIDXI encodes MFRSSTRSKWFTLFMLFFALFASAILGEDGLVTNGDFETPPITGFPKDEALVEGPTEIPGWKTNGTVELVSSGQKQGAMILIVPRGAHAVRLGNDADISQELTVEKGSIYSVTFSAARTCAQLESLNVSVPPASQTIDLQTLYNVQGWDPYALAFEAPEDKVRLVFSNPGMEDDPTCGPIIDDIAIKKLFTPERPKDNAVINGDYEEGPWMFNNVSLGVLLPTKLDEETSSLPGWIIESYRAVRYIDSYHYSVPQGKRAIELLSGKEGIISQMVETTPSKPYTMSFALGHAGDKCKQPLAVMAFAGDQAQNIHYTPDSNSTFQVANLNFTAKADRTRIAFYSVYYNTRSDDMSSLCGPVVDDVRVWFSGARRIGFGGLGLGLGLWVSVLVLFY; translated from the exons GGTTGGTGACAAACGGTGATTTTGAAACGCCACCGATCACTGGCTTCCCCAAAGACGAGGCCCTGGTTGAAGGGCCCACCGAAATTCCAGGGTGGAAAACAAACGGCACCGTAGAGCTGGTGTCCTCTGGACAAAAACAAGGTGCGATGATCCTCATTGTACCACGAGGTGCACACGCAGTAAGATTGGGGAATGACGCGGATATCAGCCAGGAATTGACGGTCGAGAAGGGATCTATATACTCGGTCACGTTCAGCGCGGCTCGCACGTGCGCACAACTGGAATCCCTAAACGTGTCAGTGCCACCTGCATCACAGACGATAGACCTGCAGACATTGTATAATGTGCAAGGGTGGGACCCATACGCGTTGGCTTTTGAGGCACCGGAGGATAAAGTGAGGTTGGTTTTCTCGAATCCCGGCATGGAAGATGACCCTACTTGTGGGCCTATTATCGATGATATTGCGATCAAAAAGCTTTTCACTCCTGAGCGACCCAAAG ACAATGCAGTAATTAATGGTGATTATGAGGAAGGCCCCTGGATGTTTAATAACGTTTCACTCGGAGTCCTGCTCCCAACCAAACTGGATGAGGAAACGTCGTCGTTGCCCGGGTGGATTATCGAATCATACAGGGCTGTCCGCTACATAGACTCTTATCATTACTCCGTTCCACAAGGCAAACGTGCCATTGAATTGCTCTCAGGCAAGGAAGGCATAATCTCACAAATGGTTGAAACAACACCCAGCAAGCCTTACACGATGTCGTTTGCCTTGGGCCATGCTGGGGACAAATGCAAGCAGCCACTTGCAGTCATGGCCTTCGCCGGTGATCAGGCCCAAAATATCCATTACACACCCGACTCCAACTCCACCTTCCAGGTTGCTAACCTCAACTTCACAGCCAAGGCCGACAGGACCCGTATTGCATTTTATAGCGTGTACTACAACACCAGGAGTGATGATATGAGCTCGTTGTGTGGGCCAGTGGTGGACGATGTTCGGGTATGGTTTTCAGGGGCGAGGAGGATTGGATTTGGAGGGCTTGGTTTAGGGCTTGGGCTGTGGGTGTCTGTCTTGGTTCTGTTTTATTAA